Proteins encoded in a region of the Paenibacillus sp. W2I17 genome:
- a CDS encoding sensor histidine kinase has product MSYRTNLFSKMVILILIMLIPVVLLYWYSNHKTTAVLRDELNRSNSNQLEFFQNQVNTNIELLSSWPNLLIHDPDIASFRRIYADSNYFDLDAINLVKRIQNKLSIQESSSNWATKLYLYSPSLGRVVSERDARSYDKQALRENISSGWDVRKIQDGEDDRFMFSWITVSPYGIKDPANNAETIIKLEFDSDNIRDMLDKFKDDGRHDPFYFREESGVIYNRTSDRSLTNQLMEELSVHKLQDVDNRTVVIGDEPYMVNTVKSSTTGWYLVDYMPLSDILKPIHQSNMLFYSSMICLLLMSFGVAYLFYVQVQVPVKQLIRGFQRLKQEDYSVRIKPKGRNEFSFLSERFNLMVEQIQQLFEHVYLEQIHVREARLKQLQSQINPHFFYNCFSFITSMAKLKRMDAVVAMSHNLSRYYRYTTRQERDVVPLTEEIEFVSCYLEIQRMRMDRIHYKIDLPDEMLRQEVPPLIVQPLVENAVIHGIEADAEAGEIRVSGEKQGSVMVLVVEDDGQGMTQEAREALLNKLRGTMDQEMGCGLWNVNQRLQLRYGEQAGLDITESELGGLRVTLSWPAEQEFLLENEG; this is encoded by the coding sequence ATGTCATATCGGACAAATCTGTTTTCCAAAATGGTCATTCTTATTCTGATTATGCTGATTCCTGTGGTGCTTCTGTACTGGTACTCCAATCACAAAACAACAGCTGTTCTCAGAGATGAGTTGAATCGATCAAATAGTAATCAGCTTGAATTTTTCCAAAATCAAGTGAACACAAACATCGAACTGTTATCCTCATGGCCGAATCTGCTCATACATGATCCTGATATTGCCAGCTTCAGGCGAATCTATGCGGACAGTAACTACTTTGACCTGGATGCGATCAACCTGGTCAAACGTATTCAGAATAAGCTGAGTATTCAGGAAAGCTCATCCAATTGGGCCACGAAATTATATCTGTATTCTCCTTCGCTGGGCAGGGTGGTTTCCGAAAGGGACGCACGTTCTTACGATAAACAAGCGCTAAGGGAGAATATCAGTTCCGGCTGGGATGTACGCAAAATTCAGGATGGGGAAGATGATCGGTTCATGTTTAGCTGGATTACGGTATCTCCGTACGGCATTAAAGACCCGGCTAATAATGCGGAAACGATTATTAAACTGGAGTTTGATAGTGACAACATTCGGGATATGCTCGACAAATTCAAGGACGATGGCAGGCATGATCCCTTCTATTTCCGAGAAGAGTCGGGGGTTATCTATAATCGGACTTCAGATCGTTCATTAACGAATCAGTTGATGGAAGAACTGTCCGTTCATAAACTTCAGGACGTTGATAACCGTACAGTGGTGATCGGGGACGAGCCTTACATGGTTAACACCGTGAAATCCAGTACAACAGGCTGGTATTTGGTGGACTACATGCCCCTGTCAGATATTCTGAAGCCTATTCATCAATCCAATATGCTGTTCTATTCTTCCATGATTTGTTTGTTGTTAATGAGTTTTGGTGTGGCGTATTTGTTCTATGTTCAGGTACAGGTACCAGTGAAACAACTCATTCGTGGGTTCCAGCGGTTGAAGCAAGAAGATTATTCCGTGAGGATTAAGCCAAAAGGCCGCAATGAATTCAGTTTCCTTTCCGAACGTTTCAACTTGATGGTGGAGCAGATCCAGCAGTTATTTGAACACGTTTACCTGGAACAGATTCATGTGCGTGAAGCCCGGTTGAAGCAGCTGCAATCGCAGATTAACCCGCACTTTTTCTATAATTGTTTCTCCTTCATTACAAGTATGGCGAAGCTGAAGCGTATGGACGCTGTTGTAGCGATGTCGCATAATCTATCGCGATATTATCGGTATACGACAAGACAGGAGCGGGACGTGGTACCGTTGACAGAAGAGATTGAATTTGTCAGCTGTTATCTGGAGATCCAACGGATGCGTATGGACCGCATTCATTACAAGATTGATCTGCCTGATGAGATGTTAAGACAGGAGGTACCGCCACTCATCGTGCAACCATTGGTGGAGAATGCGGTGATTCACGGTATCGAAGCGGACGCGGAGGCCGGAGAAATAAGAGTATCCGGGGAAAAACAGGGCAGTGTCATGGTTCTTGTGGTAGAAGATGATGGGCAAGGCATGACGCAGGAGGCACGTGAGGCGCTTCTGAATAAGCTCAGGGGAACGATGGATCAGGAGATGGGCTGTGGCCTGTGGAATGTAAATCAGAGACTCCAGCTTCGATATGGGGAGCAGGCTGGGCTTGATATAACGGAATCGGAACTTGGGGGATTACGCGTTACGCTGTCGTGGCCTGCCGAGCAGGAATTTCTTCTGGAGAATGAAGGATAA
- a CDS encoding polysaccharide deacetylase family protein, whose protein sequence is MNLKAARVIGMFTLIILLGSSSAYAKPVQKNRQYYEERGEIVWEVPTQDKLIALTFDDGPDPIQTPQILALLQQYHAKGTFFVLGKWADKFPELIKQEQLEGHEIANHTYAHTYAVRSTSADKYMKDMNEAESSIIEAGAERPLLFRPPGGYYNDMVIQAAKQKGYTIVLWSWHQDTRDWASPGVSAIVKKVLNNARNGDIVLFHDKVEGKSHTVAALKTILPKLQQQGYRFVTVSELLAVKAREAAKDNTSPSSILKHVKP, encoded by the coding sequence ATGAACCTGAAGGCAGCCCGAGTCATCGGAATGTTCACGCTAATTATTTTGCTGGGTAGCAGTTCTGCCTATGCAAAGCCTGTACAGAAGAACCGTCAGTATTATGAGGAACGAGGAGAGATTGTGTGGGAAGTTCCCACACAGGATAAACTCATCGCCCTTACCTTTGATGATGGACCAGATCCGATTCAGACTCCGCAGATTCTGGCTTTGTTACAGCAGTATCATGCTAAAGGAACTTTTTTTGTACTTGGCAAATGGGCAGATAAATTTCCTGAACTGATTAAGCAGGAACAGCTCGAAGGGCATGAAATCGCCAATCATACGTATGCGCACACGTATGCAGTTCGATCAACTAGTGCGGACAAGTACATGAAGGATATGAACGAAGCAGAAAGTTCCATCATTGAAGCAGGCGCGGAGCGGCCCCTGTTGTTCAGGCCACCGGGCGGCTATTACAATGACATGGTCATTCAGGCTGCCAAACAAAAAGGATATACCATTGTACTCTGGTCTTGGCATCAGGATACACGGGACTGGGCATCTCCAGGTGTATCGGCTATCGTTAAAAAAGTACTGAATAACGCACGCAATGGGGATATTGTACTCTTCCACGATAAGGTGGAAGGCAAGTCCCATACAGTAGCTGCACTCAAAACAATCCTGCCGAAGTTACAGCAGCAGGGATATCGATTCGTGACGGTGTCTGAGCTGCTTGCTGTGAAGGCACGCGAAGCTGCGAAGGACAACACTTCACCTTCGTCAATATTGAAGCACGTGAAGCCCTAA
- a CDS encoding YwbE family protein: protein MNGQQRVNIKPGLEVDIVLKQDQATGKLTRGIVKDLLTKSPTHPHGIKVRLTSGQVGRVKQVITGGTN, encoded by the coding sequence ATGAATGGACAACAACGTGTAAATATTAAGCCAGGTCTGGAAGTGGACATTGTGCTGAAGCAGGATCAAGCTACTGGTAAGCTGACACGTGGAATTGTAAAGGATCTGTTAACCAAGTCACCTACGCATCCACACGGAATCAAAGTACGACTGACGAGTGGTCAAGTGGGACGTGTGAAACAGGTCATTACAGGAGGCACGAACTAA
- a CDS encoding ABC transporter substrate-binding protein, which produces MVRSLKVWSRMMATVMALSLVLAACSSDKGGTTTPGAEGGGASEGGGKPYEVTLFYPGTPQKDVALVEAEINKKMEPKIGATLKINAIDWGQWDNKLNLMISSGEKSDIIFTAAWQNYTVNVAKGAFLPLNDLLDAHGQDIKKNLDPAFLEGSQVDGVNYGVPTNKELAATRGVLVRKDLADKYKLDLTAVKTWADLEPLLKTIKENEPAITPFYMSNTNGNGLLENLDWDYLGDASVPGVISKTAGGTTVLNEVETPEFKEAAELARKWYQAGYINSDAATSNVFPKDQAKAGKAFLWTDGMKPGKDKEEEGYVGFPLTQIEMTQPTITTGDASGAMLAISRSSEQPEKAMQVINLLHSDKEINNLLNFGIEGTHYVKKDGQDNIIALPEGVDANSRTYNPGAQWQLGNQFLNFLWDNEDPQKWEKFKEFNAKGVKSPALGFTFNSQSVKNEIAAVNNVNKQFKPGMTSGAVDPNEMIPKYLEKLKAAGIDKIIAAKQEQLDAFLSKQ; this is translated from the coding sequence TTGGTTAGATCATTAAAGGTATGGTCACGCATGATGGCAACGGTTATGGCGCTGAGCCTGGTGCTGGCTGCTTGCTCATCAGACAAGGGTGGAACAACAACACCTGGCGCAGAAGGCGGAGGAGCAAGTGAAGGTGGGGGCAAACCCTATGAAGTGACACTGTTCTACCCAGGGACACCACAGAAGGATGTCGCTCTGGTGGAAGCCGAGATTAACAAAAAGATGGAACCAAAGATCGGAGCCACGCTTAAGATCAATGCAATTGACTGGGGACAATGGGATAACAAGCTGAATCTCATGATTTCCTCAGGTGAAAAATCAGACATTATCTTCACAGCAGCTTGGCAGAACTACACGGTGAATGTAGCTAAAGGCGCATTCTTGCCCTTGAATGATCTGCTTGATGCACATGGTCAGGATATTAAGAAAAACCTGGACCCTGCCTTTCTGGAAGGTTCCCAGGTAGACGGCGTGAATTACGGCGTTCCTACGAATAAGGAACTCGCTGCCACACGTGGTGTGTTGGTACGTAAAGATCTGGCTGACAAGTATAAGCTGGACCTGACAGCTGTAAAGACATGGGCTGATCTGGAGCCCCTGCTCAAAACAATCAAGGAAAACGAGCCAGCCATCACACCATTCTATATGTCCAATACCAACGGTAACGGGCTGTTGGAAAATCTGGATTGGGATTATCTCGGTGATGCTTCCGTACCTGGAGTCATCTCCAAAACAGCAGGCGGAACAACGGTGCTGAATGAAGTGGAGACCCCTGAATTCAAAGAAGCGGCTGAACTCGCTCGCAAGTGGTATCAAGCGGGATATATCAACAGTGATGCTGCTACTTCTAATGTGTTCCCGAAAGACCAGGCCAAGGCTGGAAAAGCGTTTCTCTGGACAGATGGCATGAAGCCAGGCAAGGATAAAGAAGAAGAAGGGTATGTGGGTTTCCCACTCACTCAGATTGAGATGACACAGCCGACAATCACGACGGGTGATGCGTCTGGAGCGATGCTTGCAATCTCCCGTTCTTCCGAGCAACCGGAGAAAGCGATGCAGGTTATTAACCTGCTGCATTCCGACAAGGAAATTAACAACTTGCTGAACTTCGGAATTGAAGGTACTCATTATGTAAAAAAAGACGGACAGGATAATATCATTGCTCTCCCTGAAGGCGTTGATGCTAACAGTCGTACCTATAACCCAGGTGCCCAATGGCAGCTTGGTAACCAGTTCCTGAACTTCCTATGGGATAATGAAGATCCGCAGAAGTGGGAAAAGTTCAAAGAATTTAACGCCAAAGGTGTGAAGTCTCCAGCACTGGGCTTTACGTTCAATAGCCAATCTGTCAAAAATGAAATTGCTGCGGTCAACAACGTGAACAAACAGTTCAAGCCGGGTATGACATCGGGCGCCGTTGATCCAAATGAGATGATTCCGAAATATTTGGAGAAATTGAAAGCAGCGGGAATTGATAAAATTATTGCAGCCAAACAGGAACAACTCGATGCATTCTTGTCTAAGCAATAA
- a CDS encoding carbohydrate ABC transporter permease, protein MKSRDPLAVSKRSASVIHAMFLFYAIACIVPILLVFAISFSDETTVIANGYKLIPEKFSLTAYEFLFRDMDQIIHSYGISFIVTVVGTITSVALTALYAYPLSRRDLPYRGWFAFFIFFTMLFNGGLVPWYLVYVNVLDLKNSLLALIMPLLLSPFFVLVMRTFFANSIPVSILESARIDGAGELRTFARIVLPLSLPVMATVALFSTLNYWNDWYLSMIFISDNRTISLQYLMYRTLLDIQYLTTNSNVSSQISSQGGLLNLPNKTLQMAMAVVGIGPIVLAYPFFQRYFIKGLTVGAVKG, encoded by the coding sequence GTGAAATCACGTGATCCACTAGCCGTATCGAAGCGTTCCGCATCCGTTATTCATGCGATGTTTCTATTCTATGCCATTGCCTGTATCGTGCCGATCCTGCTTGTCTTCGCCATCTCATTTTCGGACGAGACAACAGTAATTGCCAATGGATATAAACTTATTCCAGAGAAATTCAGCCTGACGGCTTATGAGTTTCTGTTCAGAGATATGGATCAGATCATTCACTCGTATGGTATATCCTTTATCGTTACCGTTGTAGGTACCATTACAAGTGTTGCGCTGACCGCATTGTATGCGTATCCGCTCTCACGGAGAGATCTGCCTTACCGGGGCTGGTTCGCCTTTTTCATCTTCTTCACAATGTTGTTCAATGGGGGTCTGGTACCTTGGTACCTGGTCTATGTCAACGTATTGGATCTGAAAAACTCCCTACTGGCACTCATTATGCCGCTACTGCTATCCCCATTCTTTGTACTGGTCATGCGTACATTCTTCGCGAACTCCATTCCGGTGTCTATTCTGGAATCGGCTCGGATTGATGGTGCGGGAGAATTGAGAACGTTTGCACGTATCGTGCTTCCGCTCTCTCTTCCCGTAATGGCAACCGTTGCGTTGTTCAGTACATTGAATTACTGGAATGACTGGTACCTTAGCATGATTTTTATATCAGATAACCGGACGATCAGCCTTCAGTACCTTATGTACCGGACGCTGCTCGATATTCAATATTTAACAACCAACTCCAACGTCTCTTCACAGATTTCGTCGCAGGGTGGATTGCTCAATCTGCCTAACAAAACTCTGCAAATGGCGATGGCTGTGGTCGGTATTGGTCCAATTGTACTGGCATATCCGTTCTTCCAGCGTTATTTCATCAAAGGTCTTACGGTTGGCGCTGTGAAGGGATAA
- a CDS encoding sensor histidine kinase gives MSLIRSLRFKFIVGLTLIMLPLFMLLYYNNVYAMKVVRDKVSLTNMNHLAKSVEQNERVLQETNRYLYSLGERDPDIISLFFLKYGSGDYIIAKQRIMNKFMTDIGFYNLIDSFFLYDAVNDDLLLATSGNYDVKKSVVQESMPVQMQQLEGDIQKPEWSIVRGGTWNALVKTVRINQQFYAGALVDMNALNHTQQFTESGDRGGAVIVGTDGGALSDSTLNTAQIQLAAAHLPGLKNPYQVISEVVNKGEARQYLMLGIASAMSEMNYIVLLPEEDMMRNLPFFQQIIRLLPIGAAVILVTALIFLRHLLFRPMNALIRGMRRVSRGDLDVKLDPPSSSELEFMTRSFNQMTSEIRHLKIDVYEEQLRTREAEFKQLQMQINPHFYLNSLNIIHSLASLQKHELVQQMAGHLADYFRFSLRAGKRVIRLDEELEHIRHYLEIQKLRFPSRFDFELDIEPNLGHYVIPPLTIQPFVENAIIHGFQRRTQAFVIRIVARLGEKSSGQVDGTVLQLMIVDNGVGFEEELLGRLQHGQYAEDPSGQHIGIWNVAHRLLVKYGDQASLQFGNEVDHGAKVIIDLPAQTEEEEGGAYAEPVDRG, from the coding sequence ATGAGTTTAATCCGTTCACTTCGTTTTAAATTTATAGTGGGTCTTACATTGATCATGCTGCCATTATTCATGCTGCTTTATTACAACAACGTCTACGCCATGAAAGTTGTACGTGACAAAGTATCCCTCACCAATATGAATCATCTCGCCAAGAGTGTGGAGCAGAATGAACGTGTGTTACAGGAGACGAATCGGTATTTATATAGTCTGGGTGAGCGGGACCCGGATATTATCTCTCTGTTTTTTCTGAAATACGGCAGCGGTGATTATATCATTGCAAAGCAACGGATTATGAACAAATTCATGACAGATATCGGTTTTTATAATCTAATCGATTCTTTTTTTCTATATGATGCCGTGAATGATGATCTGCTGCTCGCCACTTCAGGCAATTATGATGTCAAAAAGTCGGTTGTGCAGGAGAGTATGCCAGTCCAGATGCAGCAATTGGAAGGGGATATCCAGAAGCCGGAATGGAGCATTGTGCGTGGCGGGACGTGGAATGCGCTGGTGAAAACGGTGCGAATCAACCAGCAGTTCTATGCAGGTGCACTTGTTGATATGAATGCACTGAATCATACACAACAATTCACTGAATCCGGAGATCGGGGAGGCGCAGTCATTGTTGGAACAGACGGTGGGGCACTATCGGATTCCACATTAAATACTGCACAGATTCAGCTGGCTGCAGCGCATCTTCCTGGCCTGAAGAATCCGTATCAGGTTATCTCTGAAGTTGTGAACAAGGGAGAAGCACGTCAATATTTGATGTTGGGTATTGCTTCGGCCATGTCCGAGATGAATTATATCGTGCTGCTGCCTGAGGAAGACATGATGCGTAACCTCCCGTTTTTCCAGCAGATCATTCGTCTGCTTCCCATTGGTGCGGCAGTAATTCTGGTTACTGCACTGATCTTTTTGCGGCATCTGTTATTCCGCCCGATGAATGCGTTAATCCGAGGCATGAGAAGGGTGAGCCGTGGAGATCTCGATGTGAAGCTGGACCCGCCATCTTCCTCGGAACTTGAATTTATGACACGAAGTTTCAATCAAATGACCAGTGAGATCAGGCATCTGAAGATTGATGTGTATGAGGAACAACTCCGGACGCGGGAGGCAGAGTTCAAACAACTGCAGATGCAGATCAATCCTCACTTTTACTTGAATTCACTCAATATTATTCATAGTCTGGCTTCCTTGCAAAAGCATGAGTTGGTGCAGCAGATGGCTGGTCATCTGGCCGATTATTTTCGATTCAGTCTGCGTGCAGGCAAACGTGTTATTCGTCTGGATGAAGAGCTGGAGCACATTCGTCATTACTTAGAAATTCAAAAGCTGAGGTTTCCAAGCAGATTCGATTTTGAACTGGATATCGAACCGAATCTGGGACATTATGTGATTCCGCCATTAACCATTCAACCTTTTGTGGAGAATGCCATTATTCATGGATTTCAGCGCCGGACACAAGCATTTGTCATTCGGATCGTGGCGCGCCTTGGTGAGAAGTCGTCCGGTCAGGTCGATGGGACGGTGCTTCAACTGATGATTGTGGATAATGGTGTCGGATTTGAAGAGGAGTTGTTGGGGCGTCTGCAACATGGACAATACGCTGAAGACCCGAGTGGACAGCATATCGGTATATGGAACGTGGCTCATCGGCTTTTAGTAAAGTATGGTGATCAAGCCAGTTTGCAGTTTGGCAATGAGGTGGATCATGGCGCCAAAGTCATCATTGATTTACCCGCTCAGACCGAAGAGGAAGAAGGGGGAGCCTATGCGGAACCTGTTGATCGTGGATGA
- a CDS encoding AraC family transcriptional regulator: MTIVDQLCVYIETHIGEELMREELAAFAGFNPAYLSRLFRKEKGMSLSEFILQGRVAKAKTLLSQSTVKVTDIAGKVGYYNYSHFTKMFKKCTGITPQEFRKQSRTV, translated from the coding sequence ATGACCATTGTGGATCAGTTGTGCGTTTATATTGAAACTCATATTGGTGAAGAACTTATGCGAGAGGAGCTTGCAGCTTTTGCCGGATTCAATCCTGCTTATCTATCACGTCTGTTTCGGAAAGAGAAGGGGATGTCCCTATCTGAGTTTATCCTGCAGGGCAGAGTAGCCAAAGCAAAGACATTGTTGTCCCAGTCCACCGTCAAAGTGACGGATATCGCTGGCAAGGTGGGGTACTATAATTACTCGCATTTCACTAAAATGTTCAAAAAGTGCACGGGTATAACGCCACAGGAGTTTCGAAAACAGTCACGTACCGTATAG
- a CDS encoding response regulator, with amino-acid sequence MRNLLIVDDEVYALQAMVEGVDWQAAGIDQIYSAGDAEEARKILRANAIDIMICDIEMPGETGLDLQSWVLKHDPGILTIFLTGHALFDYAQTAIKLSSFDYVLKPAPADQLIKVVTQAVEKIKDGEQRTRTNEVYETVYKRWQTHKPLLTERFWKDAISQRITLTEQRLQELAELYGAEIDPQARVLPIVISVEEWVRDFDLRDEEVLEYALRNAAKEMLLGDKPGEVFQDQSGLNIVLAYEQDGIIPSASEVAQRCQGYIQECGTYFYCRLSCYVGAPVAVTELQGMLNELMDMERRNIKELEEVFVYDERGRDQEDRFLPIPWFSELSILFETGKVGDLRERVDEIFELLAAQEGLSPEMLHLYYHAMLHVVYPLLHQKNVSIRSLYPGEREPEEGMVTRSLPQLKQWDVGSD; translated from the coding sequence ATGCGGAACCTGTTGATCGTGGATGATGAAGTGTATGCACTACAAGCAATGGTGGAAGGAGTCGATTGGCAAGCAGCAGGCATCGACCAGATATACAGTGCTGGTGATGCCGAAGAGGCAAGAAAGATTTTAAGGGCTAATGCTATTGATATCATGATCTGTGATATCGAGATGCCTGGTGAAACAGGGCTTGACCTGCAAAGTTGGGTGTTAAAACATGATCCAGGCATACTGACCATTTTCCTGACAGGGCATGCTTTATTCGATTATGCTCAGACAGCCATTAAGCTAAGCAGCTTTGATTATGTGTTGAAGCCGGCTCCAGCGGATCAATTGATTAAGGTAGTCACCCAGGCAGTGGAGAAGATCAAGGATGGAGAGCAGCGTACCCGTACCAACGAAGTTTATGAGACCGTATACAAACGCTGGCAAACCCATAAACCGCTACTGACGGAACGCTTCTGGAAAGATGCCATCTCTCAGCGTATCACGTTAACCGAACAACGGTTGCAAGAGCTCGCAGAACTGTATGGTGCCGAGATTGATCCGCAGGCTCGTGTGTTACCCATTGTGATATCGGTAGAGGAATGGGTGCGTGATTTTGATTTGCGTGACGAAGAGGTATTGGAATATGCCCTTCGTAATGCAGCCAAAGAGATGCTGCTTGGCGACAAGCCCGGTGAGGTGTTTCAGGATCAAAGTGGATTAAATATTGTGCTTGCTTATGAGCAAGATGGCATCATTCCGAGTGCGAGCGAAGTGGCACAACGTTGTCAGGGATATATTCAGGAATGTGGTACGTATTTCTACTGTCGGTTGTCCTGTTATGTTGGTGCCCCGGTTGCTGTGACTGAGCTGCAAGGCATGTTAAATGAACTGATGGATATGGAGCGGCGTAATATTAAGGAGCTTGAAGAAGTATTTGTCTATGATGAGCGGGGAAGAGATCAGGAAGATCGCTTTTTGCCTATTCCATGGTTTTCGGAATTATCCATTCTTTTTGAGACAGGTAAAGTAGGGGATTTGCGAGAACGTGTGGATGAGATTTTTGAGTTGCTTGCTGCACAGGAGGGTTTGTCTCCTGAAATGCTGCATCTCTACTATCATGCCATGCTGCATGTGGTCTATCCGCTGCTTCATCAGAAAAACGTGTCAATACGCAGTCTTTATCCGGGTGAACGGGAGCCGGAAGAGGGTATGGTGACAAGGTCGTTGCCGCAGTTGAAGCAGTGGGACGTCGGATCTGATTGA
- a CDS encoding DUF4269 domain-containing protein translates to MSTTAEVMAHLASGDARQQDAYHVLQSSGLLDILADYHPYPAGTVPIDIDIPGSDLDLLCYAEDLDVFEAEIHNRIGAVAEFQCVRGGDLPDQRPYVTCNLQVGHWPVEIFAQSVPVYRQNAYLHMIVEWRLLQLWGDAGHREIRRLKQAGWKTEPAFASVLGLQGDPYVDMLHLAEMKREDLWNWARSRTSF, encoded by the coding sequence ATGAGTACTACCGCAGAAGTAATGGCACATCTGGCTTCGGGTGATGCACGTCAGCAGGATGCCTATCATGTGTTACAGAGCAGTGGCTTGCTCGATATATTAGCTGACTATCACCCATATCCAGCAGGAACGGTACCGATTGATATTGATATTCCGGGCAGTGATCTGGATCTGCTGTGTTATGCAGAGGATCTGGACGTGTTTGAAGCCGAGATACACAATCGAATCGGAGCCGTTGCTGAATTTCAATGTGTACGTGGTGGGGATCTTCCAGACCAACGTCCTTATGTGACTTGTAATTTGCAAGTGGGACATTGGCCTGTGGAGATTTTTGCCCAATCCGTGCCAGTTTACAGGCAGAATGCATACTTACATATGATCGTAGAGTGGAGATTGTTGCAACTGTGGGGGGACGCGGGACATCGTGAGATCCGCAGACTGAAACAGGCAGGGTGGAAGACGGAGCCTGCTTTTGCTTCTGTACTTGGATTACAGGGAGATCCATATGTGGACATGCTGCATCTGGCAGAGATGAAACGTGAAGATCTCTGGAACTGGGCGCGTTCACGCACGTCTTTTTAA
- a CDS encoding sugar ABC transporter permease → MKTQPQAGQGVRISEIPGETVRKRKSVWHNLGKFKVLYLMFLPGVLFLLVNNYMPMFGVLIAFKNVNYADGIWGSPWSGWDNFKYLFSTSDAWEITRNTLAYNTVFIALNLFVGVGLAILLNEVKNKAMSKLYQSLMLLPYFLSMIVVSYLVLAFLGKDSGFMNSTILQMFGGQPIDWYSEPKYWPYILPLVNTWKNIGYYAVIYLAAVVGIDEEYYEAAVLDGATKWHQIRFITIPFLVPLIVIMTLLQIGRIFYADFSLFYQVPLESGALFPVTNVLDTYVYRTFLIGGDIGMSSAAGLYQAIVGFVLVLVSNTIVRRIDKDNALF, encoded by the coding sequence ATGAAGACACAACCCCAGGCGGGTCAGGGAGTACGGATATCGGAAATACCGGGAGAAACAGTCCGAAAGCGCAAGTCTGTGTGGCACAATCTTGGCAAATTCAAGGTGCTGTATCTCATGTTCTTGCCAGGTGTCCTGTTTCTGCTGGTGAACAACTATATGCCGATGTTCGGCGTTCTGATCGCATTCAAAAATGTAAACTATGCTGATGGTATTTGGGGTAGCCCATGGAGTGGATGGGACAATTTTAAATATTTATTCTCAACCAGTGATGCATGGGAAATTACCCGAAATACACTCGCGTATAACACGGTGTTCATTGCACTGAATCTCTTTGTAGGTGTCGGGCTTGCTATTCTGCTCAATGAAGTGAAGAACAAGGCAATGTCCAAGTTATATCAATCACTTATGTTATTACCGTATTTCCTGTCCATGATTGTGGTCAGTTATCTGGTACTGGCTTTCCTGGGCAAGGATTCAGGCTTCATGAACTCAACGATTCTGCAGATGTTCGGCGGTCAGCCGATCGACTGGTATTCAGAGCCGAAGTATTGGCCGTATATTTTGCCACTGGTGAACACATGGAAAAATATTGGATATTATGCCGTCATTTATCTGGCAGCTGTCGTGGGTATCGATGAAGAATATTATGAAGCAGCTGTGCTCGATGGCGCAACCAAATGGCATCAGATCCGTTTCATTACCATTCCGTTTCTCGTCCCATTAATCGTCATTATGACGTTATTGCAAATTGGCCGTATATTCTATGCAGACTTCAGTCTGTTCTACCAGGTTCCATTGGAATCGGGGGCGCTGTTCCCTGTAACGAATGTACTGGATACCTACGTATATCGTACGTTCCTTATCGGTGGAGATATCGGGATGTCATCAGCAGCTGGTCTATACCAAGCAATCGTTGGATTTGTTCTGGTTCTTGTATCCAATACCATCGTAAGGCGAATAGATAAAGATAATGCATTATTTTGA